The genomic region CTGTTTTATATACCATATTAGCCCCCTTTTGATGCTACTATTATATCAAATATACTCAATAAATATAAGGGTTGTAGCCCATTTAATTGTACAGAGAGGAAGTATTTGTGACACAGTCTGTAAGCGGAGTTGTTACTGAACTTGCTTCTTAAGTTCGTTTACAGATAAATCTGTAAGTATATCAACTAAACTCGCAAGCTCGTTTGTTGCTATAAATTTTGCTGAAACATGATAGGTTTTGGAATTTGCTAAAAGCTAAGAGCTAATTGCTAACTGCTAATAAATGGTCGGGGTAGCAAGATTCGAACTTGCGGCCCCTTGTTCCCAAAACAAGTGCGCTAACCGGACTGCGCTATACCCCGACATTTAAAATGCAAGGGATATTGTATATACAAACCATAATTTTGGCAAGTTGTTGGTTGATAGAATTTTACTGTTATTTATTATTTTATAGTTTGTCATTATTTGTTTCCTTAGTAATAATTTTAAAGAATTACGTTATTATTTTAAGGATGTTGTTAGGAGTGGAGAAGTCATTGTATCCCAGCTATAGCCTTGCTCAACTCATTTAATAATGTCGCATTTACCTTTTCAGGATTAAAGAAATCATTCTTTGTCTTCTCAGAATACGTATCATAAGGAGTTTTTGTTGATAATGAAAAATTTAAACTAAATTTACCTAAATGTTCTTGGTTTGCTATATTCTTTCTTTGTAAGCTGGTACTATTTGCTACAGTTACAAATTCCTCAGTAATGATAAGGTCATCAGAAGGAAGATGACCATTTAATGCATTTAAAAATATTAACATATCACTTTTTACTAAATTAAGTGGACTCTTTTCTAGCGGAATCTGTTTATATAAATTTTCTCCAATTAATCTGAAATTATTATCTTTAGGATTTCTTAAAAGCAATGCTAGTCGGAGGACAGAAAGTTTTTCTAAGTCATTAGCTTCTATAAGTTTTGTGCCATAACCATATTTAGATTTTAGTAAATCTACAATATGAGAACTCATTTTTTCAGGATATGACTGTAATAGCTTTGCAATAACTTGAAAATTTTTCCCGTCATTTCCATTAACTAAGAAGTTATTAATCGCTTGATTGGCAAATTCGGTAAATCTTTCAGCTAGAAATTGATTGCTTTCCAGTTTCAAATTTATTTTACTGGCGAAGAACGGATAAGAAAGTTCTCTAGGAGTTATTCTTTCCCACTGTTTTATTGTTTTCTCTGCTGCTAGTATTGCAACAAGTAGGTTACGTGAGGTATCAACGTCAAATCCAGCTGGTCTAGCATGTTCTGGGGTTTTGTTACTAAAATCAAATGTTATTAATTCAGATAACCAGCTACGTACATTGGTCCTCGATAAGGCCATTTTGACAAAAGCATCTGGGTTTTCTTTGAGTTTACTTAATAAGCTATTTTGTAATTTTTCTAGTTGTTGATTAAGTGTTTCTGGTTTAGTTCTTTTTGCTTTTATAAGAATTTTTACGCCACTGTATGTTCTTTTAAATACAGGGCTATCTAAACCATCTTTATTTAAACTTATAAAGCTTAATAATGCATCATACTCATCAAATAATTTTTCACAATCTGAACTGAAAGTAGCATTTGTATCTATTTGTGTTTTTCTCAATATGTTTCTATCTTCTCTTAGTGCAATTATTTTATGTAGCATGGTTGTTTCCCCCTTGATGCGTAGTAATTAATTTTTCACTTATAAGTTATGCCCATAAAATTAACTATTAAACATTTTTATAAATTATCGTAATTATAGTTAAGTATTCCCAATAACTGGCTTTAAAAAATATGCAAAAATTACGTTTAAAATAATTTTAAGCCACTTTCTAGACAAATGATACTATCTACAGTAACATAATAAATATCATAAATTATTAGGAGTTGAGTATGCAAAGAAAAATTACGCTAACTGAAAAAGAAATGCCAAAGCAATGGTACAATATTTTAGCTGATTTAAGTAGCCCCATAGACCCGCCATTACATCCAGTAACATTAAAACCAGCAACGCCTGAGGTTTTGGCTGAAATATTTCCAATGGCACTTATTGAACAAGAGATGTCAACAGAGCGTTGGATAGATATCCCCGCGGAGATTATGGATAAATTATCTATTTGGAGACCATCTCCCTTGTATAGAGCGTATGAGCTAGAAAAAGCACTAGGCACTCCCGCAAAGATTTATTATAAGTGGGAGGGTGTTTCGCCAGCAGGGTCACATAAACCAAATACAGCTATTGCGCAGGCTTATTATAATAAAAAAGAAGGTATCAATAAATTATCAACTGAGACAGGTGCTGGTCAGTGGGGCAGTTCGCTTGCTCTTGCTGGGAGCATGTTTGGTATAGAAGTATTAGTTTATATGGTTAAGTGTAGTTTTGATATGAAGCCATCTAGAAGATTAATGATGGAAACTTGGGGCGCTAAATGCATCTCTTCTCCTTCCAACACAACTGATTCTGGTAGACAGATTTTACAAGAAGATCCTAATTGTTTGGGGTCGCTTGGGATAGCTATAAGTGAAGCTGTGGAAGTTGCGCTTAAGAATAAAGATACTAACTATGCACTAGGCTCAGTGCTTAATCATGTTTTATTGCATCAGTCGGTTATTGGTCTTGAATGTAAAGAACAGCTTAAGAAAGTTGGGGATTATCCTGATGTAGTTATTGGTTGTGTTGGTGGTGGTTCTAATTTTGGTGGAATTGCTACACCCTTTGCTTATGACAAAATTCATGGTTCAAAGAATGTTAGGTTGGTTGCAGTTGAACCAACTGCGTGTCCT from Candidatus Margulisiibacteriota bacterium harbors:
- a CDS encoding TrpB-like pyridoxal phosphate-dependent enzyme; translated protein: MQRKITLTEKEMPKQWYNILADLSSPIDPPLHPVTLKPATPEVLAEIFPMALIEQEMSTERWIDIPAEIMDKLSIWRPSPLYRAYELEKALGTPAKIYYKWEGVSPAGSHKPNTAIAQAYYNKKEGINKLSTETGAGQWGSSLALAGSMFGIEVLVYMVKCSFDMKPSRRLMMETWGAKCISSPSNTTDSGRQILQEDPNCLGSLGIAISEAVEVALKNKDTNYALGSVLNHVLLHQSVIGLECKEQLKKVGDYPDVVIGCVGGGSNFGGIATPFAYDKIHGSKNVRLVAVEPTACPTLTKGIYAYDYGDTAKMAPVMKMHTLGHDFIPASIHAGGLRYHGMAPIISKLVKENLVEAVAYHQRPVFDAAILFAKTEGHIIAPESAHAVKGAIDEALKAKEEGKERTILFNCSGHGHFDLSSYQKFFDNQLEDFDYPDDLIKKALLKLPKVK